ACAAAAAATGGACCGTAAATAACTACAGGCGCGGAACGCCCTCTGCAATGGTAGAATAGGATTCTACTACTCTGGTGCAGGCTGTTAAACGGAGAAGAATATGACTGGCCAGGGAGATTGACTTCTCTGCTCGTTTAAATCTTGTCAAGTTCAAAGTAGCAGACTGTCTAGCTGCAGGTGGTGCACAACCAGGCCATGCGGCCACTGCAATTCTGCAAACCTGCTGGTTTGGCCGTTTGCTTTGGTGAACGGAATGCCAATTATACCAAAAAAGGTAAATAAGAACTTGCAGTTCACCAACCGTGACAGCAACAATTTAAAGCAGAGTAAACCAGTCGCATCAAAGAAAATACGAGTGTGACATTAGAACCAACAACGCATAATACCAGTGTTACAAACCATTGCTGCCCTGCTACTCGATATTCTTCAGATGCTGCTGGGGCTAGGAATACATTCATAAATCAACTAGGAATCAACAGATCAAGAGCATACAAGAGCTACAGCTAACTTACAGTACTAGAATAAAGGACAAGGCCATCATCAACTCATATCATCATCAGAAGATAAACTCCGGACTGTTGCTGGATCGAATTCATCAGAGTCACTGTCCTCATAATAGAAGGGAGGTTGTATATCTTCCCTGCCCATATCGTATATCCCTTTTAACGGGTGCCTCAGTTCACCCATTCCTTGGTTCTCACGGGCATAACATTTACCTGCCAAAGTAAATCACAATGTTAGAATCTTTTTAGGTCACTACAAGTCATAAGGTGAAAAGTTTCCATACCATATTGATCTTGCCCCAAAGGATAACAGGCATAGAGTTTTATCATACATATCGATTTGACCTCGGCGAAGTACATCACCGACATCCAATCAGCTGAGCCAAGCTTCTTTATCTTGACAGTAAAGTTGAAGTGATGGAATATCTTTAAATAATCCTCCACATTAAGACATTGATGGACAAGCTCGTCAAATTCATAATCAAGTCCCTAAGATGAAACAAGTGTTAGTCATAGTTCTCTACAGTCCCAACAATAAAAAGCATTTTAGAGCAGACATGGAGAACCTTAAGATCATCTTTGCTCTCAATGTATCTTGTGAAAGCCACCATCGCCTCCTCGCTCATCCATCGTTTCGCATTTGCAGCAATTTCTTCTTCCTTAGAAGCGTAAGTATGTTGTCCCCGTGCTTGGACTGATTGAGTTTGTTTTCCAACTTTCATGTCTGCATATTCTCTGTTAGTTTCAAAGTCGAGTGGCCAATATCCTTGTGCTTGGAAAAATTGAGCTCGCTCTTCAGCTTGTCTTCTCTCAATATTTATATCACCTTGATGGTCGAGTGGATAAAATCCTCCAAATATTTCCTGCCTAGACAGAAATATAAGAATCCGGTCAGCAATACATGGTTAATAATGTAATCTAGATAGATATACAAGAAAGTTCGTGTAGTGATACAACATGGGACAAGATGCAATAAACTGATTCTCAATTTAATTAAACTTGCATTAATAGACTATAAGCACTCTTTGCTTAGATATAGGAGAAAAGTCATGTAATAAACCTTGCTTTATTCACTATGAACCTTTGATTATAGTATTTGTGTATGGATATAAGACAGGTTCACTACGTGGGGTTCACTAACCAGGTTCTAGAAATACGGATGATGTGGGGTTCACTATGCGTAGCAACTGAGCTAATCTGCATTATGACATGCGAAAGACAATCGCATAGCTCCATTTAAAGCTATTTGTTGAGAAACATAACAACAACAACTGTTTTCTGAATATCAGTATGCATCATATGAAATTGTGAATCGACTGTTTCAGCATGTATCACCACCCTAGGCCAAACAATTTACATCCATGCTTTAGTCAACGTCTACTGTGACTAAATTTGAAGCTTGAAAGTCCTAACGAAAACAGATATCAATAATCGATCTTCAATGCACGAGGAAAGTGTGTGTGCTGAGAAGAAGTTGTTTGAATCAAACGAATTATCCACAAATTCTTGCTACCATTGTTTACATAATTCATTTTCCATCATAATCTCATAATCGTGGTGGCATCCTCACCACCTCAAGGAGAAGGTAACCGAATCTATCAGATATGGATACATGCCACCAGTCTCAGGAGAGAACAACCATGCTAGGGTGAGATTGTTATCAAACACACCCAACAAGTACCAGTGTACAACCATAGGGGTCATAACAAGTACTCTACCCATTGGTGCAGCCATACGGGTCATAAAAAGTACCCAGCGCTTCAACAAACCAGTTATTAGTAACTTACAAAAGGATGATGGACATACCCGTCAGCTGATTCAAGTGTGTGAGGTGTGTCATTCAGCGTCAGGGTCTCAAACCTAGACAGATCCTTGCTTGTATCCCCAAGCTCACGGCTGCTCACCTCCTCCACATGCTCGATGATGTGTCAGGTGACTATTACGACGAAGATGTAGAAACATAGCTAGGATTTGTTGGCATTTTCTGTTTTTCTCATGAGAAAGATGGTGCAACAAATTTAATTTGACCAACCAAAACGAAATTCGACCAACAGGGGCTAGCCCCTGTAGCGTATTGATTCAGAAGAAACAACCCAGGCACGCACATTTGTTGGGCCCAACAATGGAACCCGGGTGGCAGGCTGGGTGCAAAGCTGAGCGCACGCCACAACCTAGGGTGGTGATGCATGTTGAAACAGTCGATTCATAATTTCATATGATGCATACTGATTTTCAGAAAACACTTGTGTTGTTATGTTTCTTTAGGTCAACACAATA
The sequence above is drawn from the Triticum aestivum cultivar Chinese Spring chromosome 7A, IWGSC CS RefSeq v2.1, whole genome shotgun sequence genome and encodes:
- the LOC123147795 gene encoding uncharacterized protein, whose amino-acid sequence is MKVGKQTQSVQARGQHTYASKEEEIAANAKRWMSEEAMVAFTRYIESKDDLKGLDYEFDELVHQCLNVEDYLKIFHHFNFTVKIKKLGSADWMSVMYFAEVKSICMIKLYACYPLGQDQYGKCYARENQGMGELRHPLKGIYDMGREDIQPPFYYEDSDSDEFDPATVRSLSSDDDMS